A stretch of Candidatus Bathyarchaeota archaeon DNA encodes these proteins:
- a CDS encoding MFS transporter translates to MRKLIMLNVFDAFISGAYMLIIPLLLIERNISLSTIGFIFSVFPIVFLVSRLIFASAADTIGFKKFFNINGLGNFTSAIFYAISSSPFLYSVAKGLQGLKESSLWAVNRNAAYAMANDKNPQMVTSTLLFIRSLSFAIGALTSGYLLIIASFNWVFALLIGLSILIFIPANMIDLNSQKRKLTLKILFKNLDLREVNRKVWKTSLNMSFYMAASTIASSFILPIYLSSIGFNYFNIGVILALYNATGALLLPVTLHGKPSIKNVIFIQSLLYIPAVILLPFSKKWLALLIVLTMGLGESLSYITWESLIAQTVKGQNNIATTIAFLHVPSNLIMIPSLIFAGLLTEKFGYIIPFWIASLLFLLYSIGSWLILKALSI, encoded by the coding sequence ATGCGTAAGCTAATAATGCTTAATGTTTTTGATGCATTCATTTCAGGAGCTTATATGTTAATAATTCCATTATTGCTAATAGAGCGGAACATTAGCCTTTCAACTATAGGCTTTATATTCTCGGTTTTTCCAATAGTTTTTCTTGTTAGCAGATTGATTTTTGCCTCAGCAGCTGACACTATTGGGTTTAAAAAATTTTTTAACATTAATGGTTTAGGCAATTTTACTTCAGCAATATTTTATGCGATTTCAAGCTCTCCTTTTCTTTATAGCGTTGCTAAAGGACTTCAAGGCTTAAAGGAAAGCTCGCTTTGGGCTGTTAATAGAAATGCAGCTTACGCGATGGCTAATGATAAAAACCCTCAAATGGTTACTTCTACATTGCTTTTCATTAGATCTTTATCATTCGCTATAGGCGCATTAACTTCAGGTTACTTATTAATTATAGCAAGTTTCAACTGGGTTTTTGCACTTCTTATCGGTTTATCAATTTTAATTTTTATTCCAGCGAACATGATTGATTTAAATTCTCAAAAAAGAAAGTTAACTTTAAAAATTCTTTTTAAAAACCTTGATTTAAGAGAAGTTAATCGAAAAGTTTGGAAAACATCTTTAAATATGAGCTTTTATATGGCTGCTTCAACTATAGCATCAAGCTTTATTTTACCAATTTATTTAAGCTCAATAGGCTTCAACTACTTCAATATAGGCGTGATTCTTGCTTTATATAATGCTACTGGAGCATTATTGCTTCCAGTAACTCTTCATGGAAAACCATCTATAAAAAACGTTATTTTCATTCAAAGCCTTCTTTATATTCCAGCTGTTATTTTGCTTCCATTCTCTAAAAAATGGTTAGCGTTGCTTATAGTTTTAACAATGGGTTTAGGAGAATCTTTAAGCTATATCACTTGGGAATCCTTAATAGCTCAAACAGTTAAAGGTCAAAACAACATAGCCACAACAATAGCTTTTCTTCATGTACCATCAAATTTAATAATGATTCCTTCTCTTATTTTCGCCGGTTTATTAACTGAAAAATTTGGTTATATAATTCCCTTTTGGATAGCTTCTTTATTATTCCTCTTATATTCTATAGGTTCATGGTTAATTTTAAAAGCGTTAAGCATTTAA
- the ade gene encoding adenine deaminase, translating to MVVKNGNLINVFSKRIVEKAGVAIKGNRIAAIGNVNYTIGFKTKVINAKGLYLTPGFIDAHIHIESSMLNLTQFAKAVLPKGTTTVIIDPHEIANVLGLKGIKLMMNEAKYLPLKVFFAAPSCVPSTFNLETSGAKLTLKEVKELMKRKNVVALGELMDFSSVLSGKKIGFIKAAEWKTIEGHAPGLTGSSLMAYTCAGIESNHEASTEDEALQNIEVGLKLEIREGSTAKNLSTLIKALLKEKIEFKRCMLVSDDKNCLDLASNGHMNYILKRALKEGVDPITAIQMVTINPAEHFKIDRDVGALAPGRMADLNLIKKLDDPTPSLVIANGAPIAKNGRIIKELKPFKYPRYALYTIHLPKLKTEDFEVKASIKNGKAEVAVIKILEGQLLTRKDAAILPIVNGVIKPDLSLDVVKVAVVERHGKTGCIGLGFVKGFGLKEGALASTIAHDSHNIIVLGVKAEDMFYAVKQVKKINGGLIAVKNNKVLAFLKLNLAGLMATTTFEEACFKYKKVCDAAKSLGVNLKDPFTQMSFLALPVIPEIKITDKGLVDVQKSKIINPILRITK from the coding sequence TAAAAATGGAAATTTAATAAATGTTTTTTCTAAAAGAATTGTAGAGAAAGCTGGAGTAGCTATTAAAGGTAACAGAATAGCTGCTATCGGTAATGTTAATTATACTATAGGATTTAAAACTAAAGTTATAAATGCTAAAGGTTTATATTTAACTCCAGGATTTATAGATGCGCATATTCATATAGAAAGCTCAATGTTAAATTTAACTCAATTCGCTAAAGCAGTTCTCCCTAAGGGAACAACAACCGTTATCATCGACCCTCATGAAATAGCTAATGTGCTTGGTTTAAAAGGAATTAAGTTAATGATGAATGAAGCTAAATATTTACCTTTAAAGGTTTTCTTTGCTGCCCCATCATGCGTTCCATCAACATTTAATCTAGAAACTTCAGGTGCAAAATTAACATTAAAAGAAGTTAAAGAATTAATGAAGAGAAAAAATGTTGTGGCTTTAGGAGAGCTTATGGATTTTTCAAGTGTTTTATCCGGAAAGAAAATAGGTTTTATTAAAGCAGCTGAATGGAAAACTATTGAAGGGCATGCGCCTGGATTAACCGGTTCAAGCTTAATGGCTTATACATGTGCAGGAATTGAAAGCAATCATGAAGCTTCAACTGAAGATGAAGCTTTACAAAATATTGAAGTAGGATTAAAGCTTGAAATAAGAGAAGGTTCCACAGCAAAAAATTTATCCACATTAATTAAAGCTTTGCTTAAAGAAAAAATTGAGTTTAAAAGATGCATGCTTGTTTCAGATGATAAAAATTGCTTAGATTTAGCTTCAAATGGTCATATGAATTATATATTAAAGAGGGCTTTAAAAGAGGGGGTTGATCCAATAACAGCGATTCAAATGGTTACAATTAATCCAGCTGAGCATTTTAAAATAGATAGAGATGTAGGAGCTTTAGCACCTGGAAGAATGGCGGATTTAAATTTAATTAAAAAGCTAGATGATCCTACACCAAGCTTAGTTATAGCTAATGGAGCGCCTATAGCTAAAAATGGAAGAATAATTAAAGAATTAAAACCATTTAAATATCCTAGGTATGCTCTTTATACAATTCATTTACCAAAATTAAAAACTGAAGATTTTGAAGTTAAAGCTTCAATAAAAAATGGGAAAGCTGAAGTTGCAGTTATAAAGATTTTAGAGGGTCAATTGTTAACAAGAAAGGATGCAGCGATTCTTCCTATAGTAAACGGTGTTATAAAGCCTGATTTAAGCTTGGATGTTGTTAAAGTTGCTGTTGTTGAAAGACATGGAAAAACAGGTTGCATAGGTTTAGGTTTTGTTAAAGGGTTTGGATTAAAAGAAGGCGCATTAGCTTCAACAATAGCTCATGACAGCCATAATATAATAGTTTTAGGCGTTAAAGCTGAAGATATGTTTTATGCTGTAAAGCAAGTTAAGAAAATTAACGGTGGATTGATTGCTGTAAAAAATAATAAGGTTTTAGCTTTTTTAAAATTAAATTTAGCTGGATTAATGGCTACAACAACCTTTGAGGAAGCTTGCTTTAAATATAAAAAGGTTTGCGATGCAGCTAAATCTCTTGGAGTTAATTTAAAAGATCCATTTACTCAAATGTCTTTTCTAGCTTTACCTGTAATTCCAGAAATAAAAATAACAGATAAAGGGTTGGTTGATGTTCAAAAATCAAAAATAATAAACCCAATTTTACGCATAACAAAATAA